The sequence TTTACATTTAAGGGGGTGCAAacctttgtttttgattttttttttgcttggaaATTCTATACGCTCTATTGATTTTCAAAATCCAAGGGGTGCAACTGCACACAGTTGCAACATGGTGCCTCCGCCCCTGCGAGGCAGTGAAATCATTGGCATGTCTGAGCTAAAGAAATACTTCCACCGTTTCGGATATCTGCCGAAAAGTGATACGAACTTCACCgatatttttgatgatggatTGGAATCAGCTGTTACTCAGTATCAATCGAAACTCGGTTTGCCTGTTACCGGTAAACTGGATTCTGCTACACTATCTGAAGTTATGTCACCTAGATGTGGTGTAGGGGACAACGATGATCATAAGCTACATATAACAAAACACTACACATATTTTCCGGGTAGACCTAGTTGGGGAAGAACTACACCATTGATGTTAACTTATGCTTTTTCCTCCAGTGATTTTATCGACTACATAGAAATTTCAGATATTCGAGCTGTTTTTAACCGAGCTTTTACGAGATGGGCTTCAGTTATTCCAGTTAATTTTACAGAGACTCAAGACTATAAGCATGCTGATATCAAAATAGGTTTTTATAGTAAGGACCATGGAGATGGGGAACCATTTGACGGGGTACTTGGAGTGCTAGCGCATGCGTTTTCACCAAAAAGCGGCCGTTTCCATCTTGATGCGGCAGAAACTTGGTCTGTTGATTTTGAGTCAGAAAAATCAAGAGTAGCCATTGATTTGGAATCCGTTGCGACACATGAAATTGGACATGTCTTAGGGTTGGGCCATTCATCTGTTAAAGAAGCTGTCATGTACCCTAGTTTAAACCCTAGAAGTAAAAAAGTAGACTTGAGGTTGGACGACGTTAATGGGGTTCAAGTCCTTTATGGTTCCaatccaaattttagtttaacttCTTTCTTACAGTCTGAAACTTCTCCTAATAATAAATCCTTTGGTTTGAGAGGACACAGATTTAATCCCATATTTTCAATTTCTCTAATAGTTTTAGCAGTATTTTTTTGTATTTAGGTACGATTCAACTTTTTTATTATTGTATTTTTTGATATATAcatgattattaattttattttggaagccaATTTGGTGATCGAGAATTCTTGAGAAGCATGGTTTGCACCATGAGTCACAGACTCACAAGTAAGAATCTTATTGGCTGTAAAATAGAATCATATAAGGCAATTATAAGAAGAAAACTCGGTAAACATTGCAATATTATTAATGGGGGTGATGGATTATTAAAATTCTTAAGACCGAGGACTTTTTAGTTTGTCTTATTATGGATTTTGGTATCCTCCTCGGTAAACTGATACCTAGTGATGGAATCAGGATCTAATTCTAATTCTATCCTTTTTTTGCCGAGGTCCACACCATACCATTAACAAAAGAAGGAATTATAAACATCCGAAAAGTACTCATTCCTCAACAACAAAGTTAAAAAGGGAGGAAGAGGAGACCAAAGACCACTAAGACTATCAGACCTAGCTCTGCGAGCAAGCCTGTCTGCTAACTTATTGTTTCGACACTTAACATACACCAGTTTATAAGATAAAGACCTAGAGAATAAGCTTTGACATTGTTCTAAAAGATCACCGTTCTGCCATTCTATATTACAGCTGACTCCATTCACAAAATGCACCAACTGGAGACAGTCACAAACAAAGACAATATTGGAGAGATTCATCTCTTCTGCCCAAAAGAAAGCCAAAATTAGGGCAGCAGCTTCAGCCCCCACTGCATCTGAAATCAATCCAACGTTAGCCCTCGAGCTATTCACATTCTCTGCACAGTCATACCAGATAATACCCAGACCCATTttaaaattcttataagaagcgTCTACAAACATGAAATGATTCACTTCAGAAGCTTGCAGTTTATAATCACACAGCCGAACAGAAATAGGATTACTAAGAGAAATATAGGAGTTAATCATTCTCTTAGTATTAAGAATCACACGTGGCAGATCAATCCCAGTATGCCTGAAGAGAACATCACATCTCAACTTCCATATACACCACATGGCAATAGCTCCAATAGAAGGCCAATTGACTTTATAAGAACATCATATCTCAACTTCCAATTCATAATTCTATCCATGTTATAAAATAGGCAAAAGCACAAATGCAGCTTCCCTATTAGGCGTCTGACCTCAACTCAttataatctgaaaatttggagaTATATCGCCAATTAGAGTTCGAGGTTAGTAGTTTTAATCTTAACACATCAAGAGAGAAGTAATTCCAAAAACAGGATAAACTAGGGTTTCATATAACTATTTCACAAAATTCTAACCATGTAATCCAGTTTCGTATCCAGTTCTCACTCTCGCATCAGTCAATTAGACATAAAATCAAGTAATAAACCAACAACATATAAACGTAAGTTTCTAATGCAGTTAAATAGAGATAACCTGATAACAGTAGACAGCAGAGTTTCTAATAGACCTGCAAACAACCAGAGCTTGGCCAGCTCCTCAAATCCCCATTACCTCGCACGACGACGACACAACGAAGGTGAAGTCATGAACCAAGAAAACGAAAAAATAATGTTGCGTACAAAAGACGATAAGGTATGAGGCGACTGGACTATTAATTTTGGGTGGGCTATATGTGAACACCGAAGTAACGTTGGCATCTTCGCGCCCACAATCAATATTCGCAATATAAGTAAAACATGTTAGATCTAACAAATTAGTGATATGTGAGCAAATAAGAAGAGACGATGGCATGCCTTGAAGCCTATCGTCGTTATGCAAGTACTTAAAGAATCAAACATAATGAGAGTGCATGATCTGACTTAAATGTCGTTGATAAAGACACTAAATATAAATAAGACGATGAAAATGTAAGTGCAGAAAGTAAATGAGACgctgatttacgtggttcggcactaaaaCATGCTGCTGTTTAAGTTTATTGTTAACCTTTGTAAACTTTGCACCTTGTTTCACTAATGCACCCTTGGAAATATTAACAACCCCTCTAGCTCTATTAGCATCAGCTAAAGTGGTGCAGATAACATCTCGAGAATGGCTACCATCCTTGCGCTCAGTGCATAAAGTTTCATCACATCTACTAACATTTTATGCCTCCTTATCAATCGACCCCAGCCTAAATTCTCCTTCTACTTAACTGGAAATTCTCTTATCTTCCATAAAATCTTCAACCGGCAGTGTATTGCAAATTTTCTTCGGGGTCCATCTAGTATTCTTTTTCTTTGAACAAATCTTTGAAGAGTGCCCAAAAGCCATACAAACCTCACACCGTGAAGGCTTCCATCGATATTCCACTGTCACATATTTGATATTAGAGATGAAATTTTTAGTCAATGGATTCCAACGTCTCACCAAAAAGAGTTTGCTGGAAATGTAAATAGAATAAGTGTCTAGTACCAGTCTTGCATTTTCCTCATTCTTGAGATTAAAAACAAAGGCAACATTGTTATAAAGTTTTAAAGTTACCTCTTTTTTAATGTGCCAGAGCTTGGTCATTGCAAGTTTCATTGCCTCAAAAGAAGGCCGCTTTCCCATAAAATATACCACCAGTTTGTTTTCACATAATTTCATGCCTGCTGTGAGATCGTTTGATTGAGCTTTCACTTGTAGTTTTCCATTTACTTCAACAGGAGGAGTAAACTTCATAGGAGCGAATAAACCTCTTCATTCTTGAATCGTTTTAATTTCATTGTTTCCCTTCACAACTGAATTTTTATCAATATCTTCCAATACATGTACAATAATCTCAGTGTTGATGGAAATCTGTGATGGTTTATCATCACATTCCTTCTTTAGTTCACTTCTAGGGTTTACTCTCATTCCTCCTTTATTACCGTAAGATTCCTCAAGAGAAGGAAAATCGATTGTATATGGTGTTAATTGATTATTACATGAGATTGTATCAAAATCTTCTCAACATATTAAGCAGAAGAGGTCGGATTAGCCGCCATGAAAGTAAAAACAAAGAGAAAATTTTAAATATGAAATCGCTCAAAAATCGCCTCCACGATGCTCATTCTCTCTCCTCTTTGGTGCTTTTATGACTCgttgaaatatttttgtttcaagttgttcATTCCGGAATTGCTCAAGCAATAGTATATACGGTCTATAGGTATCAGGAAAGTTTCAAATCCAGGAATCGGAGATTTCAGAACTGCTTGGTGCAAGGTACGTATAcccagtatgcatacctagtCGATCTGCCGTGAACtgtaaaggtacgcatacccggtatgacTTCGCGAAGTGGCAGAGGTTGCATACCCCTTGAGCCTGAATTCAAAAACTGCCAcgaggtatgcatacccggtgTGCATACTTGTCAATTTCCCAATAGCAGAAGATACGCAAACCATCTTATATGACTTTGTTCGCTTTTACTATAACTCTCAAAGACACTTCTAAAACAACTTTATTCACAAAATCACTTTGTGCTTGTGGATCATCGAttagtcttgagtgttattgaacaccgCTAAGTGCTTATAAGTTCAAAGGCTACTTTGCGGCTATGAACCATCATTGTGCACGATTCCAGAAccttgtgaaaaagtgggggtacaacaaccacacccaatatttcgcttagcaatctgtatggacaaactccaatatactttccagagaatcaactagacagtcagactcaatctagataaaaagtatatcaaagagtttatatctctatctctcgatttgatatacacTCAAGCAaagagaaatctgcgagtctttatcaaatactagagagataacttggatggtaccaaagaccaatatccaagtgtcaatcaatttaaataaacaaccaaaaggtcggatattctaattgattaaacaacgcacaacctgttaacgaggaaaccctaaatgcagaaaaaccccgggactagtccagattgaacatacattgtattaatccgctacagacactagcctactccaaattaacttcggcctggactgtagttgaaccccaatcaatctcacactgatccaaggtacagttatgctcctacgtctcggatcccagcaggatgctacatacttgattccctttgctgatctcacccacaactaagagttgctacgacccaaaatcgaagactttaataaacaatatgtatcacacagaaaagtctagggtaatagataaattcgtctcccacgaatatacctacgagttttgtttcttcttttgataaatcaaggtgaataggaaccaattgataaaccagacttatattcccgaagaatagcctagtattagcaatcacctcacaataatcttaatcgacgcagcgaaaaaagatattgcggaatcacaaacgatgagacgaagtgtttgtgatttcttttatatcttgcctatctgag comes from Papaver somniferum cultivar HN1 chromosome 7, ASM357369v1, whole genome shotgun sequence and encodes:
- the LOC113294612 gene encoding metalloendoproteinase 1-MMP-like, which encodes MPDFVTVLPVTPDMNYTWSTFHKFLDIRRGSEIIGMSELKKYFHRFGYLPKSDTNFTDIFDDGLESAVTQYQSKLGLPVTGKLDSATLSEVMSPRCGVGDNDDHKLHITKHYTYFPGRPSWGRTTPLMLTYAFSSSDFIDYIEISDIRAVFNRAFTRWASVIPVNFTETQDYKHADIKIGFYSKDHGDGEPFDGVLGVLAHAFSPKSGRFHLDAAETWSVDFESEKSRVAIDLESVATHEIGHVLGLGHSSVKEAVMYPSLNPRSKKVDLRLDDVNGVQVLYGSNPNFSLTSFLQSETSPNNKSFGLRGHRFNPIFSISLIVLAVFFCI